Proteins found in one Bombus terrestris chromosome 1, iyBomTerr1.2, whole genome shotgun sequence genomic segment:
- the LOC100643390 gene encoding 30S ribosomal protein S11, protein MILSTLQFAVGSLTRSTILSNGKFMVLPYLKFTNVRDFHITSNTMREFRIGNQKVRASGSGKRVIMEGETTTDIASINESKLFPNASTPYELFDGIKYDHLHIINVKSTPNNTIMSLTDHKGMGKMLHSAGIEGFKNTKKGTNIAAQQAAITFGTRILKSGIKIVRLRVQGIGPGRMGAIKGLQLSNLQVVSITDDTRVSWNPQRPRKQRRI, encoded by the exons ATGATTCTGTCCACTTTGCAATTTGCAGTAGGATCCTTAACAAGAAGTACGATATTGTCTAATGGGAAATTTATGGTATTACCGTATTTGAAATTCACTAATGTTCGAGATTTTCACATAACCTCAAATACTATGAGGGAATTTCGAATTGGAAATCAAAAAGTAAGAGCTAGTGGATCAGGGAAACGTGTAATTATGGAAGGAGAAACAACAACTGATATAGCTAGTATAAATGAatc GAAATTATTTCCTAATGCTTCTACGCCGTATGAGCTCTTTGATGGTATAAAATACGATCACTTacatattattaatgttaagtCAACTCCTAACAACACAATAATGTCACTTACTGATCATAAAG GAATGGGAAAGATGTTACATTCGGCTGGAATAGAAggttttaaaaatacaaagaagGGTACTAACATTGCAGCGCAACAAGCTGCAATTACATTTGGAACA CGTATTCTTAAAAGTGGTATCAAGATAGTCAGATTGAGAGTACAGGGAATTGGACCCGGCAGAATG GGTGCTATAAAAGGTCTTCAGCTATCAAACCTACAAGTTGTTTCTATCACAGACGACACTAGAGTATCGTGGAACCCTCAAAGACCAAGGAAACAAAGAAGAATATAA